In the Chryseobacterium sp. MYb264 genome, one interval contains:
- a CDS encoding 2'-5' RNA ligase family protein — translation MDTHISPFEVTLNGFGSFPHSKHPVLYIKPEQNNHLNELYHRVQREFNFINYSFNPHITVGYRNLTFENYWKAWQIYKDKHYKTNFLVDEISLLRHDENWKIMARKKLSLSQ, via the coding sequence ATAGACACCCATATTTCACCGTTTGAAGTTACGTTAAACGGCTTTGGAAGCTTCCCGCATTCTAAGCATCCTGTTCTCTACATAAAACCCGAGCAAAATAATCATCTAAACGAACTTTATCATCGGGTACAGCGTGAATTTAACTTTATCAACTATTCCTTTAATCCGCATATTACCGTTGGTTACAGAAACTTAACTTTTGAAAATTATTGGAAGGCCTGGCAAATATATAAAGACAAGCATTATAAAACTAATTTTCTCGTTGATGAGATTTCGTTACTTAGACATGATGAAAATTGGAAAATTATGGCTCGGAAAAAACTATCTTTGTCCCAATGA
- a CDS encoding serine hydrolase domain-containing protein, with product MKQQIDSVFKKYQFNGSIAVFKDSVELYRKENGFLDFKAKTTIDAHSVFAIASVSKQFTAVLVLLQMEQGKLHLEDKVSDYLDDFKLKEYEDITIHQLLNHTSGLNTFGGKLMFKSGSDFYYSNDGFNALGKIVEKTSGKSYDENITELFAKVGMSHSSTGDLFKAGNFAGAHVGNGKNAEKIENMPKRLGSKDIGIPAGGLLSTLDDLHTWNNALYGGKILKPETLKLFTSKTSQRNHAIFGKMGYGYGIMTNLGKPLSFFHSGYIKGSPSLNIYYPETKTSVIILSNIADEQSGKGLIFRPHKEVKKITDILENTIHEMKIDSLDSPLKI from the coding sequence TTGAAACAACAGATAGATTCAGTTTTTAAAAAGTATCAATTTAACGGAAGCATTGCCGTTTTTAAAGATTCTGTCGAGTTATACCGAAAAGAAAATGGTTTTCTTGATTTTAAAGCTAAAACTACAATTGATGCCCACTCCGTTTTTGCAATAGCATCAGTCAGCAAACAGTTTACGGCAGTTCTGGTTTTGCTTCAGATGGAACAGGGAAAACTACATCTTGAAGATAAAGTTTCTGACTATTTGGATGATTTTAAATTGAAAGAATATGAAGATATCACCATTCATCAATTACTCAACCATACTTCTGGATTAAATACTTTTGGAGGAAAATTGATGTTTAAAAGTGGCTCCGATTTTTATTATTCTAATGATGGTTTTAATGCTTTGGGAAAAATCGTAGAAAAAACTTCAGGAAAGTCTTATGATGAAAATATCACGGAACTTTTTGCAAAAGTGGGGATGAGCCATTCTTCTACAGGAGATCTTTTTAAAGCCGGAAATTTTGCAGGCGCTCATGTTGGCAACGGAAAAAATGCTGAAAAAATTGAGAATATGCCCAAAAGATTAGGTAGTAAAGACATTGGAATCCCAGCTGGCGGACTTCTTTCAACCCTTGACGATCTTCATACCTGGAATAATGCATTATATGGCGGGAAAATTTTAAAGCCGGAGACCCTGAAGCTGTTTACGTCTAAAACTTCACAGCGAAACCACGCTATTTTTGGTAAAATGGGATACGGATACGGAATTATGACCAATCTTGGCAAGCCGTTATCCTTTTTCCACAGTGGTTATATCAAAGGTTCTCCTTCCCTGAATATTTATTATCCCGAAACGAAGACTTCAGTCATTATTTTATCCAATATCGCAGATGAACAGAGTGGAAAAGGTCTTATTTTCAGACCCCACAAAGAAGTTAAAAAAATTACGGATATCTTAGAAAATACGATTCACGAGATGAAAATCGATTCTTTAGATTCCCCGTTGAAAATTTAA
- a CDS encoding DUF3667 domain-containing protein: MSHGKLREEKTCLNCGYHVEERFCPHCGQENIETRQPFHYLFTHFIEDFTHYDGQFWKTIKYLLFRPGKLSKEYLSGKRQVYVAPVKLYIFISFVTFLLPGLLPQHKNSEKEEAENIRVIQQHNQTKPIETTKKAVDHLEKEGILSKTVASNTQNAIDSVKKADENDDMIENSFKKEDAPIMKAHNLKQYDSIRAKDGSGIYSLLRPVAKKMFEMKEKGLTKKQMIAKYSETIIHTLPKALFIYLPIFAFFLWLFHNKKKWWYFDHGIFTLHYFSFLLLAILALIVLKNIVSFLPDYTVLSLLCFFAFTALIIYMSIYFFIAHHRAYESSRTTSVFTGMLLFIVNFIGLLLMFFLLLYVSLITMH; the protein is encoded by the coding sequence ATGAGCCACGGGAAATTACGGGAAGAAAAAACGTGTCTTAATTGCGGTTATCACGTTGAAGAAAGATTTTGTCCGCATTGCGGGCAGGAAAATATCGAAACCCGCCAGCCTTTTCATTATCTCTTCACTCACTTTATTGAAGATTTCACCCATTACGACGGGCAATTTTGGAAAACAATAAAATATCTGTTATTCCGACCGGGAAAATTATCCAAAGAATATCTTTCTGGAAAAAGACAGGTTTATGTTGCTCCCGTAAAGCTCTATATTTTTATAAGTTTTGTTACATTTCTACTTCCTGGTCTTCTGCCTCAACATAAAAATTCAGAAAAAGAAGAAGCAGAGAATATACGGGTAATCCAACAACATAACCAGACGAAGCCCATTGAGACTACCAAAAAAGCTGTTGATCATCTGGAAAAAGAAGGAATTCTTTCAAAAACTGTCGCCAGCAACACCCAAAATGCAATAGATTCTGTAAAAAAAGCAGACGAAAATGATGATATGATCGAAAATTCCTTCAAAAAAGAAGATGCCCCGATCATGAAAGCTCATAACCTGAAACAATATGATTCTATCCGGGCAAAAGATGGCAGCGGGATTTACAGTCTTTTAAGACCTGTTGCCAAGAAAATGTTTGAAATGAAAGAAAAAGGTCTCACCAAAAAACAGATGATTGCCAAGTATTCAGAAACCATTATTCATACGCTTCCGAAGGCTCTTTTCATTTATCTTCCGATCTTTGCTTTTTTTCTTTGGTTGTTTCACAACAAGAAAAAGTGGTGGTATTTCGACCACGGGATCTTTACATTGCATTATTTTTCATTCCTGCTTTTAGCCATACTGGCGTTAATTGTACTGAAAAATATCGTAAGTTTTTTACCGGATTACACTGTTTTGAGCCTACTCTGCTTTTTTGCTTTTACAGCACTTATAATCTATATGTCGATTTATTTTTTCATCGCCCATCATAGAGCGTATGAAAGCTCACGCACGACGAGTGTTTTCACAGGAATGCTTTTATTTATAGTAAATTTTATCGGTTTATTATTAATGTTCTTCCTGTTATTATATGTAAGTCTAATTACCATGCATTAA
- a CDS encoding T9SS type A sorting domain-containing protein: MKYLYLFGLAFGSLAFGQQTITFNGCHELFDDQNFVFNKTGVDSFNKNIYITTPVTGDQNCGGLGTCEFKIQWNNSQNRWEFLADEGNGTFANPNLIYYNSTGNAAAANPPSNTFGTWVENTVITEGECGGNLNAVNSTMTGDVHSTFLGTTETVKTQIQIFPNPVAEVITISGINNAQSVLIYNMAGQLVKNETFDKKLNVSELTSGVYLLRIKTKDSQTHEFKFVKK; this comes from the coding sequence ATGAAATATCTTTACTTATTCGGGCTGGCTTTCGGAAGTCTGGCATTCGGACAGCAGACGATCACTTTTAATGGCTGTCATGAATTATTTGATGACCAAAACTTTGTCTTCAACAAAACTGGAGTAGATTCATTTAACAAAAACATCTATATTACAACCCCCGTAACCGGAGACCAGAACTGCGGAGGATTGGGAACATGTGAATTTAAAATCCAGTGGAATAACAGCCAAAACAGATGGGAATTTCTGGCAGATGAAGGAAACGGCACTTTCGCCAATCCAAATCTGATCTACTACAATTCTACAGGAAATGCAGCCGCAGCCAACCCTCCAAGCAATACATTCGGAACATGGGTTGAAAACACAGTGATTACTGAAGGAGAATGTGGCGGCAATCTTAATGCCGTTAACTCAACCATGACCGGAGATGTACATTCTACATTTTTGGGCACCACAGAAACTGTAAAGACTCAAATTCAGATTTTTCCAAATCCCGTTGCTGAAGTCATAACTATTTCAGGCATTAATAACGCTCAATCTGTTCTGATCTATAATATGGCAGGACAATTAGTGAAAAATGAAACTTTTGACAAAAAACTAAATGTTTCAGAATTAACTTCAGGTGTATATTTACTGAGAATAAAAACCAAAGATTCTCAAACACATGAGTTTAAATTTGTAAAAAAATAG
- a CDS encoding DUF4407 domain-containing protein, which translates to MKNNQQTINQVNHKINWFQKFLMVCSGGNLHILRKTPSEWNKFAGIGGIVLFTAVFATLSAGYAMFTVFDNIWASVGFGILWGLMIFNLDRYIVSSIKKTGTWWNQILMAIPRLVLATFLGIIISKPLELKIFEKEVNKQLNTIIQRNKKQLQGEMNGRILQQSGPFETEKKQISEKLAQYQKSYDSAAVELEKEILGKQSTLTSGKEGFGPNAKRKQELKEQRRTDLENYQKQIAPRLDYLDKEISKVYTNLEKERKSTETVEDKFNGFAARLQALDELGKNSAIIALAASFIMGLFICLEISPVLVKLISAVGPYDYLLEKTENDFRLYSKEKVEKGNFLTDFRIKDFKDQLK; encoded by the coding sequence ATGAAAAATAATCAACAAACTATAAATCAAGTGAATCATAAAATAAATTGGTTCCAGAAGTTTCTGATGGTATGCTCCGGAGGGAACCTTCATATTCTGAGAAAAACGCCCAGCGAATGGAACAAATTTGCAGGAATCGGAGGCATCGTTCTCTTCACCGCTGTTTTTGCCACTCTATCTGCCGGCTATGCAATGTTTACCGTTTTCGATAATATCTGGGCTTCAGTTGGCTTCGGAATTTTATGGGGATTAATGATCTTTAATCTGGACAGATACATTGTTTCTTCCATTAAAAAAACGGGAACCTGGTGGAATCAAATTTTAATGGCAATTCCACGTCTGGTTTTGGCAACATTCCTTGGGATCATTATTTCAAAGCCTTTAGAGCTGAAAATATTTGAGAAAGAAGTTAATAAACAACTCAATACCATTATTCAGCGAAATAAAAAACAGCTTCAGGGTGAAATGAATGGTCGAATACTTCAACAAAGCGGACCATTTGAAACAGAAAAGAAGCAAATTTCAGAAAAGCTGGCCCAGTATCAGAAATCTTATGACTCTGCTGCAGTGGAGCTGGAAAAGGAGATTTTAGGAAAGCAATCAACATTAACCAGCGGAAAAGAAGGTTTTGGACCGAATGCCAAGCGTAAACAGGAACTGAAGGAACAAAGAAGAACAGATTTAGAAAACTATCAAAAACAAATCGCTCCGAGGCTGGATTATCTGGATAAAGAAATCTCAAAAGTATATACCAACCTAGAAAAGGAAAGAAAATCCACAGAAACGGTTGAAGATAAATTCAACGGATTTGCAGCGAGACTACAGGCTTTGGATGAATTGGGAAAAAACTCAGCAATTATTGCTCTGGCAGCAAGTTTTATCATGGGATTATTTATTTGCCTTGAGATTTCTCCTGTTCTGGTTAAGTTGATTTCTGCCGTTGGCCCCTACGATTATCTGCTGGAGAAAACAGAAAATGATTTCAGGCTCTATTCAAAGGAAAAAGTGGAAAAAGGAAATTTTCTTACCGATTTCAGAATTAAGGATTTCAAAGATCAATTAAAATAA
- a CDS encoding diphthine--ammonia ligase, with protein sequence MKPKAIFNWSSGKDSALALYKTLQEDQFEITSLLTSINKEFQRISMHGVHVSLLEKQAESLGIPLIKMELPKEPSMEEYREIMSKMMNDIKSQGVTHSIFGDIFLEDLRKYREDQLQSIGMEGVFPLWKINTTQLIHEFLDLGFKTIVTCINETYLDKSFAGRIIDKDFIKDLPKNVDPCGENGEFHTFTFDGPIFKNLIDFEIGETVKKTYPKPKSDDNEENGEYVFWFCDLILKG encoded by the coding sequence ATGAAACCAAAAGCTATCTTCAACTGGAGCAGCGGAAAGGATTCTGCCCTTGCATTATATAAAACTTTACAAGAAGATCAATTTGAGATTACTTCTTTGCTAACAAGCATCAATAAAGAATTTCAAAGAATTTCGATGCATGGCGTTCATGTCTCTTTATTGGAAAAACAGGCAGAAAGTTTGGGCATTCCTTTAATTAAAATGGAACTTCCCAAAGAACCATCGATGGAAGAATATCGCGAAATCATGAGTAAAATGATGAACGATATAAAATCTCAAGGCGTTACACATTCTATTTTCGGAGATATTTTTCTGGAAGATTTGAGAAAATACCGCGAAGATCAATTACAATCTATCGGAATGGAAGGCGTCTTCCCTTTGTGGAAAATCAACACAACACAGCTTATTCATGAATTTTTGGATCTTGGCTTTAAAACCATTGTAACCTGCATCAACGAAACTTATCTGGATAAAAGTTTTGCAGGACGAATTATCGATAAGGATTTCATAAAAGATTTGCCTAAAAATGTTGATCCCTGTGGAGAAAACGGGGAATTTCACACCTTCACTTTTGATGGTCCGATTTTTAAAAATCTGATCGATTTTGAAATTGGTGAAACCGTTAAAAAAACATATCCGAAACCAAAATCCGACGACAACGAAGAAAACGGAGAATATGTTTTCTGGTTTTGTGATTTGATTTTAAAGGGATAG
- the ruvC gene encoding crossover junction endodeoxyribonuclease RuvC, producing the protein MIAEKIILGIDPGTTVMGFGLISVKKGKMEMVSIHELLLKKYPNHETKLKYIFEKTLALIDEFHPDEVALEAPFFGKNVQSMLKLGRAQGVAMAASLYRNIPITEYSPKKIKMAITGNGNASKEQVAGMLQNLLKLKEFPTKYLDASDGLAVAVCHHFNSGTLSDTKSYSGWESFLKQNPDRLK; encoded by the coding sequence ATGATTGCAGAGAAGATAATATTAGGAATAGATCCGGGAACCACTGTCATGGGTTTCGGACTTATTTCTGTAAAGAAAGGAAAAATGGAAATGGTGTCTATTCACGAGCTTTTACTGAAAAAATACCCTAATCATGAGACGAAGCTTAAATATATTTTTGAAAAAACGTTAGCCCTTATCGACGAATTTCATCCGGACGAAGTGGCTCTGGAAGCTCCTTTCTTTGGTAAAAATGTTCAAAGTATGCTTAAATTAGGCCGCGCACAGGGCGTTGCGATGGCTGCGAGCCTTTATAGAAATATTCCTATCACCGAATATTCTCCGAAAAAAATCAAAATGGCCATCACCGGAAACGGAAACGCGAGTAAGGAACAGGTAGCCGGAATGCTTCAAAACCTTTTAAAACTTAAGGAGTTTCCGACCAAATATCTGGATGCTTCTGATGGTCTGGCTGTGGCGGTATGCCATCATTTCAACTCAGGAACACTTAGTGATACAAAGTCCTATTCAGGTTGGGAAAGTTTTCTGAAACAGAATCCTGATCGGTTGAAATAG
- a CDS encoding methylmalonyl-CoA mutase family protein, which yields METQKYTPTNKVRIVTAASLFDGHDAAINIMRRVIQGTGCEVIHLGHDKSAEEVVNTAIQEDANAIALTSYQGGHNEYFKYIYDLLREKNSPQIKIFGGGGGVILPEEIEDIMAYGIDRIYSPDDGRELGLQGMIDDLVKRSDFATGKEVTAEDLDSISFENSTSIAKIISAVENFSEEKPELVAAIDEKSKDLHIPIIGITGTGGAGKSSLTDELVRRFLRSNTDKKIAIISIDPSKKKTGGALLGDRIRMNAINDPRVYMRSMATRENNVSVSPFIHSALNVLKLAHPDVIILETSGIGQSGSEVSDFADVSMYVMTPEYGASTQLEKIDMLDYADLVALNKSDKRGALDALQAVRKQFQRNHLLWEQPLDEMPVYATKASQFNDHGTTELYNRLVSKVNDKFADLNLQGFVEQEITDEVTIIPPKRVRYLSEIVENNRIYDVNIEKQAELARTMYHIDGVKKIISNETLDAEYQKAEKELQQENIDFLKTWDDTKKAFHEEFYSYFVRGKEIKVETSTESLSHLRIPKIALPKYTDWGDLIKWKGQENLPGGFPFTAGIYPFKRTGEDPTRMFAGEGGPERTNRRFHYVSAEMPAKRLSTAFDSVTLYGQDPALPPDIYGKIGNAGVSIATLDDAKKLYSGFDLVNALTSVSMTINGPAPMLLAFFMNAAIDQNVEKYIAENNLEAKVEAKLKEKFDDKGLARPKYNGELPPSNNGLGLKLLGITGDEIIPADVYAEIKAKTIATVRGTVQADILKEDQAQNTCIFSTEFALRLMGDVQEYFITQKVRNFYSVSISGYHIAEAGANPVSQLAFTLANGFTYVEYYLSRGMDINDFAPNLSFFFSNGIDPEYSVIGRVARRIWAKAMKLKYGADERSQMLKYHIQTSGRSLHAQEIDFNDIRTTLQALYAIYDNCNSLHTNAYDEAITTPTEQSVRRAMAIQLIINKELGLAKNENPLQGSFIIEELTDLVEEAVYAEFDRITERGGVLGAMETMYQRSKIQEESMHYEWLKHTGEYPIIGVNTFLGKDGSPTVRPGEVIRSTEEEKQFQIEMLHNFQNSNHDKSEEVLKTLQHAAINQQNLFEVMMDAVKYCSLGQITNALFEVGGKYRRNM from the coding sequence ATGGAAACCCAAAAATATACTCCAACAAATAAAGTAAGAATCGTGACAGCCGCTTCCCTATTCGACGGTCACGATGCTGCTATCAATATCATGCGTCGCGTGATCCAGGGAACAGGATGTGAAGTGATCCACCTTGGCCACGATAAATCGGCAGAGGAAGTAGTAAATACAGCCATTCAGGAAGATGCCAATGCGATTGCCCTAACCTCTTATCAGGGCGGTCACAACGAATATTTTAAATACATCTACGATCTTTTAAGAGAAAAAAACTCTCCGCAAATCAAGATTTTTGGTGGCGGTGGCGGTGTAATTCTGCCTGAAGAAATCGAAGATATTATGGCTTACGGAATCGACAGAATTTATTCTCCGGACGACGGCCGTGAACTTGGTCTTCAGGGAATGATTGATGATTTGGTGAAGAGATCAGATTTTGCGACAGGAAAAGAAGTTACAGCTGAGGATCTAGATTCAATCAGTTTTGAAAATTCTACAAGCATTGCAAAAATCATTTCAGCAGTTGAAAATTTCTCAGAAGAAAAACCGGAACTGGTCGCTGCAATTGACGAAAAATCGAAAGATTTACATATTCCAATTATCGGTATCACAGGTACCGGTGGAGCCGGAAAATCTTCTTTGACAGACGAATTGGTAAGACGTTTTCTACGTTCCAACACCGATAAAAAAATTGCCATCATTTCGATTGACCCTTCAAAAAAGAAAACCGGAGGTGCGCTTTTGGGTGACAGAATCCGTATGAATGCGATCAACGACCCAAGAGTTTATATGCGTTCGATGGCGACGAGAGAAAATAACGTTTCAGTTTCTCCGTTCATTCATTCTGCTTTGAATGTGTTGAAATTGGCTCATCCTGATGTGATCATCCTTGAAACTTCGGGTATCGGACAATCAGGTTCGGAAGTTTCCGACTTTGCCGATGTTTCAATGTATGTAATGACTCCTGAATATGGAGCTTCAACACAGTTGGAAAAAATCGACATGTTAGATTATGCGGATTTAGTGGCTTTAAATAAATCTGATAAAAGAGGTGCTTTGGATGCACTTCAAGCCGTTAGAAAACAGTTCCAGAGAAACCATTTATTGTGGGAACAGCCATTGGATGAAATGCCTGTTTATGCCACAAAGGCATCACAATTCAACGATCATGGAACAACTGAATTATACAACAGATTGGTTTCTAAAGTCAACGATAAATTTGCTGATTTAAATCTACAAGGTTTTGTTGAACAGGAAATTACAGATGAAGTAACCATCATTCCTCCGAAAAGAGTTCGTTACCTTTCTGAAATCGTTGAAAACAACAGAATTTATGATGTCAACATTGAAAAACAGGCTGAATTAGCGAGAACAATGTATCATATTGATGGCGTTAAAAAAATTATATCCAACGAAACTTTAGACGCAGAATATCAAAAAGCTGAAAAAGAACTTCAACAAGAGAACATCGACTTTCTTAAAACTTGGGATGACACTAAAAAAGCTTTCCACGAAGAGTTTTATTCCTACTTTGTAAGAGGAAAAGAAATTAAAGTTGAAACCTCAACAGAATCTTTATCTCACTTAAGAATTCCGAAAATCGCGTTACCAAAATACACCGATTGGGGCGATTTGATCAAATGGAAAGGTCAGGAAAACCTTCCGGGAGGATTCCCTTTTACAGCGGGAATTTATCCTTTCAAAAGAACCGGAGAAGATCCGACGAGAATGTTCGCGGGAGAAGGAGGTCCTGAAAGAACCAACAGAAGATTCCATTACGTTTCTGCGGAAATGCCTGCAAAACGTTTATCTACAGCTTTTGACTCTGTAACACTTTACGGACAAGATCCAGCTTTACCACCAGATATTTATGGTAAAATTGGAAATGCCGGAGTTTCAATTGCGACGTTGGATGATGCTAAAAAACTATATTCAGGTTTTGATCTGGTGAATGCATTGACTTCAGTTTCAATGACAATTAATGGTCCTGCACCGATGTTGTTGGCGTTCTTTATGAATGCTGCTATCGACCAGAATGTTGAAAAATATATTGCTGAAAATAATCTTGAAGCTAAGGTTGAGGCTAAGCTTAAGGAAAAATTTGACGATAAAGGTTTAGCAAGACCAAAATATAACGGAGAATTGCCGCCTTCCAATAATGGTTTAGGTTTAAAATTATTAGGAATTACCGGTGACGAAATTATTCCCGCGGATGTTTACGCTGAAATTAAAGCTAAAACCATTGCAACAGTTCGTGGAACCGTTCAGGCAGATATTTTAAAAGAAGATCAGGCACAAAATACTTGTATTTTCTCGACTGAATTTGCTTTGAGATTGATGGGCGACGTTCAGGAATATTTCATTACACAAAAAGTAAGAAACTTCTACTCTGTTTCTATTTCCGGATATCATATTGCGGAAGCGGGAGCAAATCCGGTTTCTCAGTTGGCATTTACTTTGGCAAACGGTTTCACCTATGTGGAATATTATTTGTCAAGAGGAATGGACATCAATGATTTTGCACCGAACCTATCATTCTTCTTCTCCAACGGTATCGACCCTGAATATTCAGTAATCGGACGTGTTGCAAGAAGAATCTGGGCAAAAGCAATGAAACTGAAATATGGAGCCGACGAAAGAAGCCAGATGTTGAAATATCACATTCAAACTTCGGGACGTTCTCTTCACGCTCAGGAAATTGATTTTAATGACATTAGAACGACATTACAAGCCCTTTATGCAATTTACGATAACTGTAATTCACTGCATACCAATGCTTACGACGAGGCAATTACAACTCCTACTGAGCAATCGGTAAGAAGAGCAATGGCGATTCAGTTGATTATCAATAAAGAATTAGGGTTAGCGAAAAACGAAAATCCGCTTCAGGGTTCGTTTATTATTGAAGAACTGACTGATTTGGTGGAAGAAGCTGTTTATGCAGAATTCGACAGAATCACAGAAAGAGGCGGTGTTTTGGGAGCAATGGAAACAATGTACCAACGTTCAAAAATTCAGGAAGAATCAATGCATTACGAATGGTTGAAACATACCGGAGAATATCCAATCATCGGGGTAAATACCTTCTTAGGAAAAGATGGTTCGCCGACAGTGCGTCCGGGAGAAGTGATCCGTTCGACAGAGGAAGAGAAGCAGTTCCAGATTGAAATGCTTCATAATTTCCAGAATTCTAATCATGATAAATCTGAAGAAGTTTTAAAAACTTTACAACACGCAGCCATCAATCAGCAAAACTTATTCGAAGTAATGATGGATGCCGTGAAATATTGTTCTCTTGGACAGATTACCAATGCTTTGTTTGAAGTGGGTGGTAAATACAGAAGAAATATGTAA
- a CDS encoding redoxin domain-containing protein, with the protein MILEKGTPAPEFELHSTPDQKLKLTDFSGKNLILVFYPADWSPVCGDQVALYNEMLSIFHKYNADILGISVDSAWCHDAFMADRKLHYPLLADFNPKGEVSKAYGAYNEENGTSKRALFVIDKEGIIQWSYLSPDGINPGADGIIDALEELNKNA; encoded by the coding sequence ATGATATTAGAAAAAGGAACTCCCGCCCCGGAATTTGAACTTCATTCCACACCCGATCAAAAATTGAAACTTACTGATTTTTCAGGCAAGAACCTCATCTTAGTTTTTTATCCTGCAGACTGGAGCCCCGTATGTGGAGATCAGGTAGCATTATATAACGAAATGCTTAGTATTTTCCACAAATATAATGCAGATATTCTCGGAATTTCTGTGGACAGCGCGTGGTGTCATGATGCTTTTATGGCTGACAGAAAATTACATTATCCTTTGTTAGCAGATTTTAATCCGAAAGGTGAAGTTTCAAAAGCCTATGGAGCATATAATGAAGAAAACGGAACTTCAAAAAGAGCCTTGTTCGTGATTGATAAAGAAGGAATCATCCAGTGGAGTTATTTGTCTCCAGATGGTATAAATCCGGGAGCAGATGGTATTATTGATGCTTTGGAAGAATTAAATAAAAATGCTTAG
- a CDS encoding phage tail protein — protein sequence MKKLALTLMMLLGVTTTSALKAQATEPFLGQIAFVPYNFVPKNWAACNGQLLPIVQNTALFSLLGTTYGGNGTTTFALPDMRGRVLVHEGQAPGGPTTYTMGQAGGSESVTLTVTQMPAHSHTVNAVTTEGNQNIPTNSLPADTKLLDKEYSDATANTTMKSTMISPTGGNQAHENRPPFLTLKCIISLTGVYPSQN from the coding sequence ATGAAAAAATTAGCTCTCACTTTGATGATGCTTTTAGGCGTCACGACAACATCAGCTTTAAAAGCCCAGGCAACAGAACCTTTTTTGGGACAGATTGCTTTTGTTCCTTACAATTTTGTTCCTAAAAACTGGGCAGCGTGTAATGGACAACTTTTACCTATCGTACAAAACACAGCCCTTTTTTCACTCTTAGGAACGACTTATGGAGGAAACGGAACAACAACTTTCGCATTACCGGATATGAGAGGAAGAGTGTTGGTACACGAGGGGCAGGCTCCCGGAGGACCTACCACATACACGATGGGACAAGCTGGCGGATCTGAATCTGTAACCTTGACCGTAACGCAAATGCCCGCCCATTCTCATACAGTTAATGCCGTTACCACTGAAGGAAATCAAAACATTCCCACTAACAGCCTTCCGGCGGACACCAAACTATTAGATAAGGAATATTCTGATGCTACAGCGAATACCACCATGAAATCAACAATGATTTCACCGACCGGAGGAAATCAGGCACATGAAAACAGGCCTCCATTTTTAACATTGAAGTGCATCATTTCTCTCACTGGTGTTTATCCTTCACAAAATTAA
- a CDS encoding PadR family transcriptional regulator, with protein MKKNSLYKGTLQNIILKLLSKEVKMYGYQITQRAKELTQGELEMTEGALYPLLHKLEAEGMIMSEVQKINGRDRKYYLLTEKGKMQQSLQEDEMKSYLFNLNAIFNI; from the coding sequence TTGAAAAAGAACAGTCTTTATAAAGGAACACTTCAGAATATCATTTTAAAACTGCTTTCTAAAGAGGTTAAAATGTACGGCTACCAAATTACCCAGCGTGCAAAAGAACTTACGCAGGGAGAATTAGAAATGACGGAAGGCGCTCTGTACCCTCTATTACATAAATTAGAAGCAGAGGGGATGATTATGTCGGAAGTACAGAAAATAAACGGAAGAGATCGTAAATATTATCTTTTAACGGAGAAGGGGAAAATGCAGCAAAGCCTCCAGGAGGATGAAATGAAAAGTTATCTTTTTAATTTAAATGCTATTTTTAATATCTAA